In Hermetia illucens chromosome 5, iHerIll2.2.curated.20191125, whole genome shotgun sequence, a single window of DNA contains:
- the LOC119656498 gene encoding uncharacterized protein LOC119656498 isoform X3, whose translation MTPYCTNKFTVPRLTADAAATKIKDNLSLLASIESEQNCLPKHIAESQINLALSFFLGINRLNPKKSGVVPSVSPLYDASSGFSIFEVVHNVLLAFDCGYYSIDIKFNASREKFLHEFFCTTLGGQNLTPKEPWETFPEDETVEEHIPYSTMFVFDSGDLDAAAHTLASSFDDPVIPWRIRSVYVQEACYEDFVAKLKPKLRSYPPEILRDSAFTALFNEGMETLKKIKAKTIQPDSQHASGPVVPTICCEFSREQLDKPTGLSPIVVLKAVRTAKEAVTLAKNETGGMASIWTEKIALAYELVNSLNYNTFWINCIGKLNVSIPFTFRNYKNCVGSDFAPIEWFVKHSYIEGQDYATSDSPMVLDALKGASKVENSYHFEYFSVGSSDVIKSQSRKNKKWDALLDLVDLSDIYWRNVYVAATQWKRKTVVFPFGVTFAN comes from the coding sequence ATGACACCATATTGCACCAACAAATTCACCGTACCACGTCTCACTGCCGACGCAGCTGCTACTAAAATCAAGGACAACCTTTCATTATTGGCTTCCATCGAATCTGAACAAAACTGCCTACCGAAACACATTGCCGAGAGTCAAATTAACCTCGCATTGAGTTTCTTCCTGGGGATCAACCGTTTGAACCCGAAAAAATCAGGTGTTGTACCTTCCGTTTCACCGCTCTATGATGCTTCGTCGGGATTTTCCATTTTCGAAGTGGTTCATAATGTCTTACTTGCCTTCGATTGCGGATACTATTCAATCGACATAAAGTTCAACGCATCTCGTGAGAAATTTCTTCACGAATTCTTCTGCACTACTTTAGGTGGTCAGAACTTGACACCCAAGGAGCCATGGGAAACATTCCCAGAAGATGAGACAGTTGAAGAACACATACCGTATAGTACAATGTTTGTATTTGATTCCGGCGATCTGGATGCAGCCGCTCACACATTAGCGTCTTCGTTCGATGATCCTGTTATTCCTTGGCGTATTCGAAGTGTTTATGTCCAGGAAGCTTGCTATGAAGATTTTGTTGCGAAGTTAAAACCTAAGCTTCGATCATATCCACCTGAAATTCTTCGGGACTCTGCATTTACTGCACTATTCAACGAAGGGATGGAAACTCTAAAGAAAATCAAGGCGAAAACTATTCAACCAGATAGTCAACATGCATCTGGCCCTGTGGTGCCAACAATCTGTTGCGAGTTTAGCCGAGAACAACTCGACAAACCAACCGGTCTATCACCGATCGTCGTTCTAAAAGCTGTTCGCACAGCCAAGGAAGCTGTTACTCTCGCTAAGAATGAAACTGGTGGTATGGCGTCGATTTGGACCGAGAAAATTGCTTTAGCCTACGAACTGGTGAACAGCCTAAATTACAACACATTTTGGATCAACTGCATTGGCAAGCTTAACGTTTCGATACCATTCACATTCCGCAACTACAAGAACTGCGTCGGTTCGGATTTTGCCCCCATCGAATGGTTTGTCAAACATTCCTACATCGAAGGGCAAGATTACGCAACTAGCGATTCACCAATGGTATTGGATGCTTTGAAAGGAGCTTCAAAGGTCGAAAATTCGTACCATTTCGAATATTTTTCCGTTGGGTCGAGTGATGTCATAAAGTCACAGAGCAGGAAGAACAAAAAGTGGGACGCCTTGTTGGACCTCGTTGATTTGTCGGATATTTATTGGAGAAATGTTTATGTGGCTGCTACGCAATGGAAGAGGAAAACAGTTGTTTTTCCATTTGGCGTTACCTTTGCCAATTAA
- the LOC119656498 gene encoding uncharacterized protein LOC119656498 isoform X1 has protein sequence MAKRLNIGADALEKLEYDSDMSGPGKVRDENSLKMTPYCTNKFTVPRLTADAAATKIKDNLSLLASIESEQNCLPKHIAESQINLALSFFLGINRLNPKKSGVVPSVSPLYDASSGFSIFEVVHNVLLAFDCGYYSIDIKFNASREKFLHEFFCTTLGGQNLTPKEPWETFPEDETVEEHIPYSTMFVFDSGDLDAAAHTLASSFDDPVIPWRIRSVYVQEACYEDFVAKLKPKLRSYPPEILRDSAFTALFNEGMETLKKIKAKTIQPDSQHASGPVVPTICCEFSREQLDKPTGLSPIVVLKAVRTAKEAVTLAKNETGGMASIWTEKIALAYELVNSLNYNTFWINCIGKLNVSIPFTFRNYKNCVGSDFAPIEWFVKHSYIEGQDYATSDSPMVLDALKGASKVENSYHFEYFSVGSSDVIKSQSRKNKKWDALLDLVDLSDIYWRNVYVAATQWKRKTVVFPFGVTFAN, from the exons ATGGCAAAAAGGTTGAATATCGGTGCAGATGCGCTTGAGAAACTAGAATACGATTCGGACATGTCGGGCCCCGGAAAGGTGAGAGAT GAAAACTCACTAAAAATGACACCATATTGCACCAACAAATTCACCGTACCACGTCTCACTGCCGACGCAGCTGCTACTAAAATCAAGGACAACCTTTCATTATTGGCTTCCATCGAATCTGAACAAAACTGCCTACCGAAACACATTGCCGAGAGTCAAATTAACCTCGCATTGAGTTTCTTCCTGGGGATCAACCGTTTGAACCCGAAAAAATCAGGTGTTGTACCTTCCGTTTCACCGCTCTATGATGCTTCGTCGGGATTTTCCATTTTCGAAGTGGTTCATAATGTCTTACTTGCCTTCGATTGCGGATACTATTCAATCGACATAAAGTTCAACGCATCTCGTGAGAAATTTCTTCACGAATTCTTCTGCACTACTTTAGGTGGTCAGAACTTGACACCCAAGGAGCCATGGGAAACATTCCCAGAAGATGAGACAGTTGAAGAACACATACCGTATAGTACAATGTTTGTATTTGATTCCGGCGATCTGGATGCAGCCGCTCACACATTAGCGTCTTCGTTCGATGATCCTGTTATTCCTTGGCGTATTCGAAGTGTTTATGTCCAGGAAGCTTGCTATGAAGATTTTGTTGCGAAGTTAAAACCTAAGCTTCGATCATATCCACCTGAAATTCTTCGGGACTCTGCATTTACTGCACTATTCAACGAAGGGATGGAAACTCTAAAGAAAATCAAGGCGAAAACTATTCAACCAGATAGTCAACATGCATCTGGCCCTGTGGTGCCAACAATCTGTTGCGAGTTTAGCCGAGAACAACTCGACAAACCAACCGGTCTATCACCGATCGTCGTTCTAAAAGCTGTTCGCACAGCCAAGGAAGCTGTTACTCTCGCTAAGAATGAAACTGGTGGTATGGCGTCGATTTGGACCGAGAAAATTGCTTTAGCCTACGAACTGGTGAACAGCCTAAATTACAACACATTTTGGATCAACTGCATTGGCAAGCTTAACGTTTCGATACCATTCACATTCCGCAACTACAAGAACTGCGTCGGTTCGGATTTTGCCCCCATCGAATGGTTTGTCAAACATTCCTACATCGAAGGGCAAGATTACGCAACTAGCGATTCACCAATGGTATTGGATGCTTTGAAAGGAGCTTCAAAGGTCGAAAATTCGTACCATTTCGAATATTTTTCCGTTGGGTCGAGTGATGTCATAAAGTCACAGAGCAGGAAGAACAAAAAGTGGGACGCCTTGTTGGACCTCGTTGATTTGTCGGATATTTATTGGAGAAATGTTTATGTGGCTGCTACGCAATGGAAGAGGAAAACAGTTGTTTTTCCATTTGGCGTTACCTTTGCCAATTAA
- the LOC119656498 gene encoding uncharacterized protein LOC119656498 isoform X2 produces MAKRLNIGADALEKLEYDSDMSGPGKENSLKMTPYCTNKFTVPRLTADAAATKIKDNLSLLASIESEQNCLPKHIAESQINLALSFFLGINRLNPKKSGVVPSVSPLYDASSGFSIFEVVHNVLLAFDCGYYSIDIKFNASREKFLHEFFCTTLGGQNLTPKEPWETFPEDETVEEHIPYSTMFVFDSGDLDAAAHTLASSFDDPVIPWRIRSVYVQEACYEDFVAKLKPKLRSYPPEILRDSAFTALFNEGMETLKKIKAKTIQPDSQHASGPVVPTICCEFSREQLDKPTGLSPIVVLKAVRTAKEAVTLAKNETGGMASIWTEKIALAYELVNSLNYNTFWINCIGKLNVSIPFTFRNYKNCVGSDFAPIEWFVKHSYIEGQDYATSDSPMVLDALKGASKVENSYHFEYFSVGSSDVIKSQSRKNKKWDALLDLVDLSDIYWRNVYVAATQWKRKTVVFPFGVTFAN; encoded by the exons ATGGCAAAAAGGTTGAATATCGGTGCAGATGCGCTTGAGAAACTAGAATACGATTCGGACATGTCGGGCCCCGGAAAG GAAAACTCACTAAAAATGACACCATATTGCACCAACAAATTCACCGTACCACGTCTCACTGCCGACGCAGCTGCTACTAAAATCAAGGACAACCTTTCATTATTGGCTTCCATCGAATCTGAACAAAACTGCCTACCGAAACACATTGCCGAGAGTCAAATTAACCTCGCATTGAGTTTCTTCCTGGGGATCAACCGTTTGAACCCGAAAAAATCAGGTGTTGTACCTTCCGTTTCACCGCTCTATGATGCTTCGTCGGGATTTTCCATTTTCGAAGTGGTTCATAATGTCTTACTTGCCTTCGATTGCGGATACTATTCAATCGACATAAAGTTCAACGCATCTCGTGAGAAATTTCTTCACGAATTCTTCTGCACTACTTTAGGTGGTCAGAACTTGACACCCAAGGAGCCATGGGAAACATTCCCAGAAGATGAGACAGTTGAAGAACACATACCGTATAGTACAATGTTTGTATTTGATTCCGGCGATCTGGATGCAGCCGCTCACACATTAGCGTCTTCGTTCGATGATCCTGTTATTCCTTGGCGTATTCGAAGTGTTTATGTCCAGGAAGCTTGCTATGAAGATTTTGTTGCGAAGTTAAAACCTAAGCTTCGATCATATCCACCTGAAATTCTTCGGGACTCTGCATTTACTGCACTATTCAACGAAGGGATGGAAACTCTAAAGAAAATCAAGGCGAAAACTATTCAACCAGATAGTCAACATGCATCTGGCCCTGTGGTGCCAACAATCTGTTGCGAGTTTAGCCGAGAACAACTCGACAAACCAACCGGTCTATCACCGATCGTCGTTCTAAAAGCTGTTCGCACAGCCAAGGAAGCTGTTACTCTCGCTAAGAATGAAACTGGTGGTATGGCGTCGATTTGGACCGAGAAAATTGCTTTAGCCTACGAACTGGTGAACAGCCTAAATTACAACACATTTTGGATCAACTGCATTGGCAAGCTTAACGTTTCGATACCATTCACATTCCGCAACTACAAGAACTGCGTCGGTTCGGATTTTGCCCCCATCGAATGGTTTGTCAAACATTCCTACATCGAAGGGCAAGATTACGCAACTAGCGATTCACCAATGGTATTGGATGCTTTGAAAGGAGCTTCAAAGGTCGAAAATTCGTACCATTTCGAATATTTTTCCGTTGGGTCGAGTGATGTCATAAAGTCACAGAGCAGGAAGAACAAAAAGTGGGACGCCTTGTTGGACCTCGTTGATTTGTCGGATATTTATTGGAGAAATGTTTATGTGGCTGCTACGCAATGGAAGAGGAAAACAGTTGTTTTTCCATTTGGCGTTACCTTTGCCAATTAA